A stretch of Henckelia pumila isolate YLH828 chromosome 4, ASM3356847v2, whole genome shotgun sequence DNA encodes these proteins:
- the LOC140861710 gene encoding uncharacterized protein: MSNISKLEFAALDISGKNYLSWILDAEIHLDAMGIGDTIKVENKESLQNRAKAMIFIRHHLHDGLKIEYLTIKDPLDLWNNLKERYSHQKTVILPKARYDWMHLRLQDFKSVSIYSSLFRISSQLKLCGEKITDDDLLEKTYSTFHASNVVLQQQYREKGFKKYSDLISCLLVAEQNNELLMKNHEIRPTGANPFPEVNVAMHDEKMKQNRTGFGRGRGRGRGRFHPYGRGHEKPRYFNDGYNNNNDQKNVSFKKCGNDQEKNVESSQNDKSMNSENG; encoded by the coding sequence ATGTCGAATATCTCAAAGCTTGAATTTGCCGCTCTTGATATCTCCGGCAAGAATTATCTCTCTTGGATACTAGATGCTGAAATACATCTAGATGCTATGGGTATTGGAGATACCATCAAAGTGGAAAATAAAGAATCACTGCAAAACCGTGCAAAGGCTATGATATTCATTCGTCACCATCTTCATGATGGTTTGAAAATTGAGTATTTGACGATAAAAGATCCGCTTGATCTATGGAATAATTTGAAAGAGAGGTATAGCCATCAAAAGACAGTGATTCTTCCAAAAGCACGTTATGATTGGATGCACTTGCGCTTACAAGATTTTAAGTCTGTAAGTATATATTCATCATTGTTTCGCATCAGTTCACAATTGAAATTGTGTGGAGAGAAAATAACTGATGATGATTTGTTGGAAAAAACATATTCCACATTCCATGCCTCTAATGTTgtcttacaacaacagtatagagaGAAAGGTTTCAAGAAGTATTCTGATTTGATTTCATGTTTGCTTGTGGCTGAGCAAAATAATGAGTTATTGATGAAAAATCATGAAATTCGTCCCACGGGTGCCAACCCATTTCCTGAAGTGAATGTGGCAATGCATGATGAAAAGATGAAACAAAATAGGACCGGATTCGGTCGTGGTCGTGGGCGCGGTCGAGGACGCTTTCATCCATATGGTCGTGGGCATGAAAAACCTCGTTACTTTAACGAtggttataataataataatgatcaAAAGAATGTAAGTTTCAAAAAGTGTGGTAATGACCAAGAGAAAAATGTTGAAAGTAGTCAAAATGATAAATCAATGAATTCAGAAAATGGGTGA